From a region of the Burkholderia lata genome:
- a CDS encoding GlsB/YeaQ/YmgE family stress response membrane protein, with amino-acid sequence MDMHGLIVWLVIGAIAGWLAGVLVKGGGFGLVIDIVVGILGAVIGGWLAGLLGIGFSGILGSIVIALIGAVILLLVIRVLRRAT; translated from the coding sequence ATGGACATGCATGGTCTGATCGTATGGCTCGTCATTGGCGCCATCGCCGGCTGGCTCGCGGGCGTACTCGTCAAGGGCGGAGGTTTCGGCCTCGTCATCGACATCGTTGTCGGCATTTTGGGCGCGGTGATCGGCGGTTGGCTCGCCGGGTTGCTCGGTATCGGCTTCAGCGGGATTCTCGGCTCGATCGTCATCGCCCTCATCGGTGCCGTGATCCTTTTGCTCGTGATTCGCGTGTTACGTCGCGCAACGTGA
- a CDS encoding DKNYY domain-containing protein — MPQPPLQDTNHPDYAIAGDTVIRRADGLPLWGKDGKPLPIERPHAFRCIGGRWFTDGVHVIVQGQLGSAMVMLYYYRIEDADLATFEILNQRYARDARQAYYITGRTIRTRSPHAFRPLVYETWNRPADGRGVTFERCEHEYLATDDESIYMNGRRINGSHGASAIGFPGGYFADADRVYYYGRPKDIDRASFLCGPDEDGYLRCTDRIGPIESGERQTVQETRLFDDWRSFFTMRPDLRDYWWHRQQQPAADSTVQFQDATLTGFDPATFAARETLFDFGSIDWLCGDAHGIHWAYRTCAEMPIELTRFSDQPIDALRVLGPHYFTDGVTVFYAFTPAQPQPLRGADPAAFRVLSGGWARDATRAFHLGVVKKGIDPDRLQVEGSYAWDGERLFCDGKPLQVDVPASAFQVLHPTFLRAGDKLYFGRRPVSTKRVHLPTLEFLDDDFARDSKHAYIVGYVSLVEIDGADPATFRVVEPGTAEDSARRYDARTLRDATAPRD, encoded by the coding sequence ATGCCCCAGCCGCCCCTGCAGGACACCAACCATCCCGACTACGCGATCGCCGGCGACACCGTGATCCGCCGCGCGGACGGCCTGCCGCTGTGGGGCAAGGACGGCAAGCCGCTGCCGATCGAACGGCCGCACGCGTTCCGCTGCATCGGCGGCCGCTGGTTCACCGACGGCGTACACGTGATCGTGCAAGGGCAACTCGGCAGCGCGATGGTGATGCTGTACTACTACCGGATCGAGGACGCCGATCTCGCGACGTTCGAGATCCTGAACCAGCGCTACGCGCGCGATGCGCGGCAGGCGTACTACATCACCGGCCGGACGATCCGCACGCGCAGCCCGCACGCGTTCCGGCCGCTCGTCTACGAAACCTGGAACCGGCCGGCCGACGGTCGCGGCGTGACGTTCGAGAGGTGCGAGCACGAGTACCTCGCCACCGACGACGAATCGATCTACATGAACGGCCGCCGCATCAACGGCTCGCATGGCGCGAGCGCGATCGGCTTCCCGGGCGGTTACTTCGCCGATGCCGATCGCGTGTACTACTACGGCCGGCCGAAGGACATCGATCGCGCGAGCTTCCTGTGCGGGCCCGACGAGGACGGCTACCTGCGATGCACCGACCGGATCGGCCCGATCGAATCCGGAGAACGACAGACGGTGCAGGAGACGCGCCTGTTCGACGACTGGCGCAGCTTCTTCACGATGCGCCCCGACCTGCGGGACTACTGGTGGCATCGGCAGCAGCAGCCGGCAGCAGACTCGACGGTGCAGTTCCAGGACGCGACGCTGACCGGCTTCGATCCCGCGACCTTCGCCGCGCGCGAGACGCTGTTCGATTTCGGTTCGATCGACTGGCTGTGCGGCGACGCGCACGGCATTCACTGGGCGTACCGGACCTGTGCGGAGATGCCGATCGAGCTGACCCGCTTCTCCGACCAGCCGATCGATGCGCTGCGCGTACTCGGCCCGCACTATTTCACCGATGGCGTCACGGTGTTCTACGCGTTCACGCCTGCCCAGCCTCAGCCGCTGCGCGGCGCCGATCCGGCCGCGTTCCGCGTGCTGTCGGGCGGCTGGGCGCGCGATGCGACGCGGGCGTTTCACCTCGGTGTCGTCAAGAAAGGCATCGACCCCGATCGGCTGCAGGTCGAAGGCAGCTATGCGTGGGACGGCGAGCGCCTGTTCTGCGACGGCAAGCCGCTGCAGGTCGACGTGCCGGCCAGCGCGTTCCAGGTGCTGCACCCGACGTTCCTGCGCGCCGGCGACAAGCTGTACTTCGGCCGCCGGCCGGTATCGACGAAGCGCGTGCACCTGCCGACGCTCGAATTCCTCGACGACGATTTCGCGCGCGACAGCAAGCACGCGTATATCGTCGGCTACGTGAGCCTCGTCGAGATCGACGGCGCCGATCCGGCCACGTTCCGCGTCGTCGAGCCGGGGACCGCGGAGGACAGCGCCCGTCGCTACGACGCGCGCACCTTGCGCGACGCCACTGCGCCGCGCGACTGA